The following coding sequences are from one Humulus lupulus chromosome X, drHumLupu1.1, whole genome shotgun sequence window:
- the LOC133805661 gene encoding uncharacterized protein LOC133805661: MASNPIISLLSKELLTGENFMKWKSNINIVLIGDNSKFVMTEAEPDFPGENASKAVREKYDRWTTTNNKAKAYMLASMSKTLRTKMEDIETAYDIMEQLQEMFGHKSAQASFEATKKYVNCRMAPGQHVRDHFIKMTNYFQEAELHGATVDEKTQVGIILNSLAPSFLTFTTNYFLNKLDYGMTQLLNEL; encoded by the coding sequence atgGCCTCCAACCCCATTATCTCTCTTCTGTCCAAGGAGTTGTTAACCGGCGAGAACTTCATGAAATGGAAAtctaatatcaacatagtgttgatcggCGACAACTCAAAATTCGTGATGACTGAAGCTGAACCTGACTTTCCTGGAGAGAATGCCTCGAAGGCAGTGAGGGAGAAGTATGATCGTTGGACTACTACCAACAACAAGGCCAAGGCCTACATGCTCGCCAGCATGTCAAAAACGCTAAGGACTAAGATGGAAGATATCGAAACTGCTTACGACATCATGGAGCAACTCCAAGAAATGTTTGGACACAAGTCAGCGCAAGCTAGTTTCGAGGCTACCAAGAAGTATGTGAACTGTAGGATGGCACCTGggcaacatgttcgtgatcattttattaagatGACGAACTACTTCCAAGAAGCTGAGTTGCATGGAGCAACAGTAGATGAGAAGACTCAAGTTGGAATCATTCTCAACAGCCTTGCACCTAGTTTCCTTACGTTCACCACGAACTATTTTCTTAACAAGTTGGACTATGGAATGACTCAGTTATTGAATGAGCTCTAG